One window of the Sparus aurata chromosome 17, fSpaAur1.1, whole genome shotgun sequence genome contains the following:
- the LOC115567916 gene encoding uncharacterized protein LOC115567916, with translation MEETGSKRSKRAPSFTAEEMGVLVDEVWQHRDVLFGGTRGKKNITVKNHVWQAIAEKMSPSSPCGLRDWGAVRKKWQEFQSQTKKKSAKVRRESMGTGGGAPGGTTLTPDEEKVLSIIGKTASEGISGGIDVQGDEGLSESEDEEEPSGSGAGTCMPPGEDDPPRPCPVPASQPAGPGVRMRGGLTGRPAITTCTCSETLVRLEREKLVVLRWIEGQLKRQTALQEEMVRIKQERLELHRRQLALAEVQFNRPSISVPIILPQDSGDADAQ, from the exons ATGGAAGAAACCGGCAGCAAGAGAAGCAAGCGGGCACCATCATTTACAGCGGAAGAGATGGGCGTCTTAGTGGATGAGGTCTGGCAGCACCGAGATGTTTTATTCGGGGGAACAAGGGGCAAAAAGAACATCACAGTGAAGAACCATGTTTGGCAGGCCATAGCCGAAAAGATGTCCCCCTCCAGCCCATGTGGCTTGCGTGACTGGGGTGCTGTGAGGAAGAAGTGGCAGGAGTTCCAgagccaaacaaaaaagaagagtgCGAAGGTGAGGAGAGAATCCATGGGCACGGGTGGTGGAGCACCGGGTGGGACGACCCTCACTCCCGACGAGGAGAAAGTCCTCTCTATCATCGGGAAGACGGCCTCTGAAGGCATTAGTGGGGGCATCGATGTTCAGGGGGACGAGGGGCTCTCAgaaagtgaggatgaagaggagccatCCGGGAGCGGAGCAGGGACGTGCATGCCCCCAGGAGAGGACGACCCCCCACGACCGTGCCCTGTCCCCGCGAGCCAACCAGCAGGGCCCGGTGTCCGCATGCGGGGAGGCTTAACAGGGCGGCCCGCAATAACAACCTGCACCTGCAGCGAGACGCTGGTGCgcctggagagggagaagctggTGGTGCTGCGGTGGATAGAGGGCCAACTCAAACGACAAACTgccctgcaggaagagatggtCCGAATTAAGCAGGAGAGGTTGGAGCTGCACCGGAGACAGCTGGCGCTTGCCGAGGTGCAGTTCAACCGTCCCTCCATCTCGGTTCCAATCATCCTTCCCCAGGATTCAG GTGATGCAGACGCCCAGTAA